The bacterium genome contains a region encoding:
- a CDS encoding two-component regulator propeller domain-containing protein, with protein MKSLLSFICFVVLFCGIVNAGDFVLYDNPFCATGVSYPQVGTDGTLWFRAGPGGVVSFVPSTGEYKTYRVEAATWSIGLAIDTQGRVWVGSWNKVFCIAEDFVAWHEFPGNIGAIAAAPDGSVWCSLWGELWRFDGEIWRSVEGVPSFYAQQICFEQDGTGWFAVSRQGGRLARYRDGVWRVFDDLPLLDPTDMAVGGSGEVWITDMNLAHRFQDGVLVHSYMPDDGLAGYMPMFVDVGPDGRVWVGDYTSGVSMFDGESWTTFNTLNSGLESNVTMGVACAPDGTVFICTTQGIASYKNGLWTNFPGDTVMSNDVHSVAVDERSKVFYGCGQAEIGYYDAPNWEVLYRPEAYGVNAVYDIAFDGTGAIWFGQQGMLRKWQGTFINYSRAGSDGIPLSYCKALCCDYERRLWVCALNGLARYDGASWMSWPTESWGSPQAIALDELGKVWVSIPSGVAAFLGNSVVRWLPEYQNVTAMACAGRDALWLGFKDTGVSLVDFSGELARYTVDDGLPSNAINCIECDAQGNVWVGTADGLGYFDGHEWKMWDIDSGIPVNEIRDISIAPNGDVWFATPAGLLCRESGVKPPGPTITIGTDSEEYHAGDVMTVAISYENPGPDIDIDIQIACMLPDGTLFYYPGGDLPAPFMSGMLPSGTMMPTVLVLIYDFPEDFATGQYTWMTAIFEQGTFNMITDISSASFTFM; from the coding sequence ATGAAGAGTCTTCTGTCTTTCATTTGCTTCGTTGTTCTCTTCTGCGGCATCGTCAATGCGGGCGACTTCGTGCTTTATGATAATCCGTTCTGCGCTACGGGTGTCAGCTACCCGCAGGTGGGCACTGACGGGACCCTATGGTTTAGGGCCGGTCCCGGAGGAGTTGTTAGCTTCGTGCCATCGACGGGCGAGTATAAGACCTACCGCGTTGAGGCGGCTACCTGGTCGATAGGTCTCGCTATCGATACTCAGGGCCGGGTGTGGGTCGGCTCGTGGAACAAGGTCTTCTGCATAGCTGAGGATTTCGTTGCTTGGCACGAGTTCCCGGGTAACATTGGGGCTATTGCCGCGGCGCCCGACGGAAGCGTGTGGTGCTCGTTGTGGGGCGAGCTTTGGCGCTTCGACGGCGAAATCTGGCGCTCTGTAGAAGGTGTACCTAGCTTCTATGCACAACAAATATGTTTCGAGCAAGACGGGACGGGATGGTTCGCTGTCTCACGACAGGGAGGGAGGCTTGCCAGGTACAGAGATGGCGTGTGGAGGGTGTTCGACGACTTGCCCCTCCTTGATCCGACGGACATGGCCGTCGGCGGGTCGGGCGAAGTATGGATAACGGACATGAACCTGGCGCATCGATTTCAGGATGGCGTCCTGGTGCACTCATACATGCCCGATGACGGTCTTGCTGGCTATATGCCCATGTTTGTAGATGTAGGTCCGGACGGCCGGGTGTGGGTCGGCGACTATACTTCAGGTGTCTCCATGTTCGACGGCGAGAGCTGGACCACCTTCAACACGCTCAACTCCGGCCTCGAATCGAACGTCACCATGGGCGTCGCCTGCGCCCCGGACGGAACCGTGTTCATCTGCACCACTCAGGGCATAGCGAGCTACAAGAACGGCCTCTGGACGAACTTTCCCGGCGATACGGTCATGAGCAACGACGTGCACTCCGTCGCCGTCGATGAGCGAAGCAAGGTCTTCTACGGGTGTGGACAGGCCGAAATCGGATACTACGACGCGCCGAACTGGGAGGTCCTTTACCGCCCGGAGGCCTACGGCGTCAACGCCGTCTATGACATCGCTTTCGACGGGACAGGCGCGATTTGGTTTGGCCAACAGGGCATGCTGCGGAAGTGGCAGGGCACGTTCATCAACTACTCCAGGGCCGGCAGCGATGGGATACCGCTCAGCTACTGCAAGGCCCTCTGCTGCGATTACGAGCGCAGGCTCTGGGTCTGCGCCCTAAACGGCCTCGCCCGATACGACGGCGCCTCTTGGATGTCCTGGCCAACCGAGTCGTGGGGTAGTCCGCAGGCCATCGCCCTCGACGAGCTCGGCAAGGTCTGGGTCAGCATCCCTTCGGGCGTCGCGGCCTTTCTCGGAAACAGCGTTGTCAGATGGCTGCCCGAGTATCAGAACGTAACGGCGATGGCCTGCGCAGGCCGCGACGCGCTTTGGCTCGGGTTCAAGGATACAGGAGTCTCCCTGGTGGATTTTTCAGGGGAGCTGGCTCGGTACACGGTCGATGATGGGCTTCCCTCGAACGCTATCAACTGCATCGAGTGCGATGCGCAGGGCAACGTCTGGGTGGGCACGGCCGACGGCCTGGGCTACTTCGACGGCCACGAGTGGAAGATGTGGGACATCGACAGCGGCATTCCCGTCAACGAGATACGCGACATCTCGATAGCCCCGAACGGCGACGTCTGGTTCGCAACGCCGGCTGGCCTTTTGTGCCGCGAGTCGGGCGTCAAGCCGCCTGGACCCACGATAACGATAGGGACCGACAGCGAGGAGTACCACGCGGGGGACGTGATGACGGTTGCGATAAGTTACGAGAATCCGGGGCCGGACATAGACATCGACATCCAGATCGCCTGTATGCTGCCTGACGGCACGCTCTTCTATTATCCTGGCGGGGACCTGCCGGCGCCGTTTATGAGCGGCATGCTGCCGTCCGGGACGATGATGCCAACGGTGCTCGTGCTCATCTACGACTTCCCGGAAGATTTCGCGACTGGGCAATACACCTGGATGACAGCGATATTCGAGCAGGGCACTTTCAACATGATAACCGACATCTCGAGCGCCTCGTTCACATTCATGTAG
- the argF gene encoding ornithine carbamoyltransferase, with the protein MAVNLKGRDLLTLGDLTLEEIIQILEYAQTLKLKHFAGEQHRLLKGKNIAMIFQKPSLRTRVSFEIGAEHLGAHAVYLAPDDIKLGDREGVADTAKVLSRYADCIVARVLEHKTVVDLAEFASVPVINALCDTYHPCQVLADLLTIWEKKGEFDGLKLAFIGDGNNMCNSLMLGCSAVGMDVSIATPPGYEPNPTIVERAREIGSAGGAEILIGNDTKEALKDADVVYTDVWTGMGQEDEADKRRKDFAGYGLNAELVSVAAPDTTILHCLPAHYDEEITFDLVHEDPRSAVFDQAENRMHVQKSVLALLVR; encoded by the coding sequence ATGGCAGTAAATCTCAAAGGACGCGACCTTCTTACGCTCGGTGACCTCACGCTCGAGGAGATCATTCAGATACTTGAATATGCTCAGACGCTCAAGCTCAAGCACTTTGCAGGCGAGCAGCACAGGCTGCTTAAGGGCAAGAACATCGCGATGATATTTCAGAAGCCGTCGCTTAGGACGCGGGTCTCCTTCGAGATCGGCGCCGAGCACCTGGGTGCACACGCCGTCTATCTTGCCCCGGACGACATCAAGCTCGGCGATCGGGAAGGCGTCGCGGACACCGCGAAGGTCCTGTCGCGATATGCGGACTGCATTGTGGCAAGGGTTCTCGAACATAAGACAGTGGTGGACCTTGCGGAGTTCGCGAGCGTTCCAGTCATAAACGCGCTATGCGACACTTATCATCCCTGTCAAGTTCTGGCGGACTTGTTGACGATATGGGAGAAAAAGGGCGAATTCGATGGCCTCAAGCTGGCCTTCATCGGAGACGGCAACAATATGTGCAATTCGTTGATGCTTGGCTGTTCGGCCGTGGGAATGGATGTTAGTATCGCCACGCCACCGGGGTACGAGCCGAACCCTACTATCGTTGAGCGGGCGCGGGAGATAGGCTCCGCCGGCGGGGCGGAAATCCTAATCGGAAATGATACTAAGGAGGCGCTCAAGGACGCTGACGTGGTCTATACCGATGTCTGGACCGGGATGGGGCAAGAGGATGAGGCCGACAAGAGGAGAAAGGACTTCGCCGGCTACGGGCTGAACGCCGAGCTGGTATCGGTCGCGGCCCCGGACACAACTATACTGCACTGTCTTCCCGCTCATTACGACGAGGAGATAACCTTTGACCTAGTCCACGAGGACCCGCGGTCGGCAGTCTTTGATCAGGCCGAAAACCGCATGCATGTGCAGAAGTCGGTCTTGGCGCTGCTGGTTAGGTGA
- a CDS encoding PKD domain-containing protein encodes MNRPNRCLLALLLATILVSSVSASYIRIGLYDGSVGQVTDITALCEDLFSFSPTNVIPINFSGDSIVDGYIAFSENTLQMSYCDARTWAVVPIGAFAADVFAFQPRRLSVVHREGQFDELLAWDYGQIVLFDLDDFEAQDVTMEFAGALCVSGVCLSDSSNLDEATLAYDGENWYLGLGYITGFVDALLGPGVVRLTPLNVVGSTADDAIVFVFETDNTPPVAEFTISPEAGDSSTTFAFDASDSWDAEDEADSLMSRWDFDSDGSWDTELSFDKVAYHSFGSSGEKQVTLLVMDTDGATGSKTSALVVSNARPTAAFVVAPETGTVGTVFSFDASGSSDYEDATEELEVRWDFESDGTFDTDFTREKTAHHQYDRPRLYTATLQVRDMQGGLGQTTDDLEVANLSPSPCFMATPEEGTVITDFEFDASCSSDTEDSLDSLRVRWDWDDDSIFDTAFGFDKTAHHLFGTVGTHVVRLEVMDSSGGSSVCLKNIRVINTPPTAAFLASPNEGTVRTAFSFNASLSSDLEDPAPELLVRWDFNSDGTFDTDFTTFKTTSRSFSTPGQKTITLEVADTQDARSTTTRTVTVLNTAPTACFAFTPATGDTSTEFAFDASCTTDWESTAGTLEFRWDFEGDGTFDTLFSDQPTVHHKYESPGTKTVVLESRDEQGLSGQTSRSFFVAQGNLPPTACFEIEPQSGTTETAFEFDASCSSDPDSADTSQLQVRWDFEGDGAFDTAFSHTKVAYFTFDTAGYKTPTVEVMDEEGATDTTNQRIFVQEMNSPPVACFTYAPQTGNTATEFSFDASCSSDPDGTFSTLKFRWDFDGDGTFDTSYMSSPTITHQFAAPGTWTVILEVIDAPGDTDTAQKDVDVEAENDPPEACFSVTPVSGDTATYFEFDASCSTDPDGTDSTLQVRWDWENDGVFDTSFTTTKTASHRYPTAGAKTVKLQVRDAHGATDQTTWTIDVEEGNVPPSACFTVTPAGGTTETDFEFDASCSSDPDGSDSTLQVRWDWENDGVFDTSFTTMKTASHRFEEPGQPTIVVEVLDEGGATGHYAKQITVESSGNSPPVAYFTVTPDTGTVATVFFLDASGSSDEDEATTGTLEVQWDFDGDGTYDTSYTVQKTVTHTFEDPGAYDIVLRVKDPEGATDTYTRRVYVY; translated from the coding sequence ATGAACAGACCGAACAGATGTCTGCTCGCGCTCCTGCTCGCTACGATTCTCGTCTCGAGCGTTAGCGCCTCTTACATTAGAATAGGGCTTTACGACGGTTCCGTAGGGCAGGTTACCGACATCACGGCCCTGTGCGAGGACCTTTTCAGCTTCAGCCCGACGAACGTCATCCCTATCAACTTTTCGGGAGATTCTATCGTAGATGGCTACATCGCCTTCAGTGAGAACACGCTTCAGATGTCCTATTGCGACGCTCGGACCTGGGCTGTCGTGCCGATCGGAGCCTTCGCCGCGGACGTCTTTGCATTCCAGCCCAGAAGGCTTTCCGTTGTTCATCGGGAGGGACAATTCGATGAGTTGTTGGCCTGGGATTATGGCCAGATAGTGCTGTTCGACCTCGATGACTTCGAGGCGCAGGACGTAACGATGGAGTTCGCTGGGGCGCTGTGCGTTTCAGGCGTATGCCTAAGCGACTCGTCGAACCTAGACGAGGCGACGTTGGCCTACGACGGAGAGAACTGGTATCTCGGCCTTGGCTACATCACGGGCTTTGTGGACGCTCTTTTGGGGCCAGGCGTGGTTCGGCTCACGCCGCTCAACGTTGTCGGCTCGACCGCGGACGATGCTATTGTCTTCGTTTTTGAGACGGACAACACACCGCCGGTCGCGGAGTTTACCATCTCGCCCGAGGCCGGTGATTCGAGCACAACGTTTGCGTTCGATGCCTCGGACTCATGGGACGCAGAGGATGAGGCGGACAGTTTGATGTCCCGCTGGGACTTCGACTCTGACGGCAGTTGGGACACTGAGCTTTCATTCGACAAGGTCGCGTATCACAGCTTCGGGTCGTCGGGCGAAAAGCAGGTAACCCTTCTCGTGATGGACACCGATGGTGCCACGGGAAGCAAGACAAGTGCTCTGGTGGTCAGCAACGCTCGCCCGACAGCGGCCTTTGTGGTTGCTCCCGAGACGGGGACGGTGGGCACGGTCTTCTCGTTCGATGCCTCGGGGTCGTCAGACTACGAAGACGCGACCGAGGAGCTCGAGGTGCGCTGGGATTTTGAGTCGGACGGCACGTTCGACACTGATTTCACGAGAGAGAAGACTGCGCACCATCAATATGACCGTCCACGGCTCTACACAGCAACGCTTCAGGTTCGGGATATGCAGGGCGGGCTCGGCCAGACGACGGACGACCTCGAAGTGGCAAACCTAAGCCCGTCCCCTTGCTTCATGGCCACCCCAGAGGAAGGCACAGTGATTACCGATTTTGAGTTCGACGCAAGCTGCTCAAGCGACACGGAGGATTCGCTTGATTCGCTTCGGGTCCGCTGGGATTGGGACGACGACAGCATCTTTGACACCGCGTTTGGCTTCGACAAGACCGCACATCATCTCTTTGGGACTGTTGGCACGCACGTGGTTCGTTTGGAAGTCATGGATTCGAGTGGCGGAAGCAGCGTATGCCTGAAGAACATCAGGGTAATCAACACGCCTCCGACAGCGGCCTTTCTCGCGTCGCCCAACGAGGGGACCGTCAGGACGGCTTTCTCCTTCAACGCCTCGCTCAGCTCAGACTTGGAGGACCCGGCGCCGGAACTTCTGGTGCGTTGGGATTTCAACTCTGACGGGACCTTCGACACTGATTTCACAACGTTCAAGACCACCTCTCGAAGTTTCAGCACACCGGGCCAGAAGACGATAACGCTCGAGGTTGCTGACACACAGGACGCTCGCTCGACCACGACGCGGACGGTTACCGTCTTGAACACCGCCCCGACTGCCTGTTTCGCGTTTACACCGGCGACAGGCGACACTAGCACCGAGTTTGCGTTTGACGCGTCGTGCACGACTGACTGGGAGTCTACAGCCGGGACGCTGGAGTTCCGCTGGGATTTCGAGGGAGACGGGACATTTGACACGCTGTTCTCTGACCAACCGACTGTGCATCATAAGTACGAGAGTCCAGGCACCAAGACGGTAGTGCTTGAGTCGCGGGATGAGCAGGGCTTGTCTGGCCAGACAAGCCGTTCGTTTTTTGTGGCGCAGGGCAACTTGCCGCCGACCGCATGTTTCGAGATTGAGCCGCAGTCGGGAACGACCGAGACGGCGTTCGAGTTTGACGCGAGCTGTTCGAGCGACCCCGATTCGGCCGATACCTCGCAGTTGCAGGTGCGCTGGGATTTCGAGGGAGATGGGGCTTTCGATACCGCTTTCAGCCACACGAAAGTGGCTTATTTCACGTTCGATACGGCTGGCTACAAGACGCCGACGGTAGAGGTTATGGACGAAGAGGGAGCAACCGATACCACGAACCAGCGCATCTTCGTTCAAGAGATGAACTCCCCACCAGTCGCATGCTTCACGTATGCACCTCAGACCGGGAACACAGCCACGGAGTTCTCCTTTGATGCCTCGTGCTCAAGCGACCCTGACGGCACATTCTCGACGCTCAAGTTCAGGTGGGACTTCGACGGGGATGGCACGTTCGATACGTCATATATGAGCTCACCTACCATAACCCACCAGTTTGCGGCGCCGGGCACCTGGACGGTGATACTCGAGGTCATCGACGCACCTGGTGACACAGATACAGCGCAGAAAGATGTCGATGTTGAGGCGGAGAATGACCCACCCGAGGCGTGTTTCTCGGTAACTCCTGTGTCCGGCGACACGGCCACATACTTCGAGTTTGACGCCTCGTGCAGCACAGACCCAGACGGGACTGACTCGACGCTTCAGGTTAGGTGGGACTGGGAGAATGACGGGGTGTTTGACACCTCGTTTACCACGACGAAGACCGCGAGCCATCGCTACCCAACGGCAGGCGCCAAGACCGTCAAGCTCCAGGTCAGGGATGCACACGGAGCGACGGACCAGACGACCTGGACAATCGATGTCGAGGAGGGAAACGTTCCCCCGAGCGCATGTTTCACTGTTACCCCCGCAGGAGGGACAACCGAGACCGATTTCGAGTTTGATGCCTCGTGCAGCAGCGACCCGGACGGGAGCGACTCGACGCTTCAGGTTAGGTGGGACTGGGAGAATGACGGGGTGTTTGACACCTCGTTTACCACAATGAAGACCGCAAGCCATCGCTTCGAGGAGCCTGGTCAGCCCACTATCGTCGTTGAGGTTCTGGACGAGGGCGGCGCTACGGGGCACTACGCGAAACAGATAACGGTGGAATCTTCGGGCAACAGTCCTCCTGTGGCATACTTCACCGTAACCCCCGACACGGGCACTGTTGCGACAGTCTTCTTCCTTGACGCGTCAGGCTCGTCTGATGAGGATGAGGCGACCACGGGGACGCTCGAGGTCCAGTGGGATTTTGATGGAGACGGGACCTACGATACGTCCTACACTGTCCAGAAGACGGTTACACACACGTT